A single window of Solanum dulcamara chromosome 5, daSolDulc1.2, whole genome shotgun sequence DNA harbors:
- the LOC129888325 gene encoding uncharacterized protein LOC129888325 yields the protein MRGIFRDLNNQLNFKNITPSPREVVVLQLPPEGIEKQMEDKIPDSSDSNSSPKSDKNLDDNFQDVPPPTAKDKGKFKVGSSLSPAKKRMKQHSSYVEEQPVHKTGYVLP from the exons ATGAGAGGAATATTCAGGGACCTTAACAATCAG TTGAATTTCAAGAATATAACTCCTTCTCCAAGAGAGGTTGTAGTACTCCAGTTGCCGCCGGAGGGTATTGAAAAACAAATGGAAGATAAGATACCAGATTCATCTGATTCTAATTCCTCACCAAAATCTGATAAAAATTTAGATGACAACTTTCAGGATGTACCGCCACCAACAGCAAAGGATAAAGGAAAATTCAAAGTTGGTTCTTCATTGTCACCGGCTAAAAAGAGGATGAAGCAGCATTCGTCTTATGTTGAAGAACAACCTGTTCATAAGACTGGGTATGTCCTTCCGTAA